Within Corynebacterium timonense, the genomic segment GCGGATCGGCACGCTCGTTCGCTAGAGGGCGGCGTTCGGCGGCAGCGCGGCCGGACCTTGCGCTGCTGGTAAATTGTGACGCAACTGTGCGGGGATGCGCCCCGCCCGATGACAGACCGAAGGATCACCATGATTGATGACGTACTTCTCAACGCCGAAGAGCGCATGTCCAGCTCCGTCGAGCACACCCGCGACGAGCTCGCGATCATCCGCACCGGCCGCGCCAACCCCGCCATGTTCAACGGCGTGATGGCGGAGTTCTACGGCGCCCCGACCCCGATCAACCAGATGGCCACCATCTCGGTCCCAGAGCCGCGCATGCTGCTGGTGAAGCCCTACGACATGTCCACGCTCAAGGAGATCGAGGACGCGATCCGGAATTCCGACCTCGGCGTCAACCCGACCGACGACGGTCAGGTCATCCGAGTGACCATCCCGCAGCTGACCGAGGAACGCCGCCGCGAGCTGGTCAAGCAAGCCAAGCAGAAGGGCGAGGACGGCAAGATTGCCATCCGCAACGTTCGCCGCCAGGGAATGGAGGCGCTAAAGAAGATCCAGAAGGACGGCGATGCCGGCGAGGACGAGGTGGTCACCGCCGAGAAGGCCCTGGAAAAGACCACGGGCCAGTACGTCGCGCAGATTGATGAGATCGTCTCCCGCAAAGAAGCGGAGTTGATGGAGGTCTAGATCCTCCGAGAAAGCCAGGTTACGTGTCAGATTCCGGAGCGGAGCAGCGCCAGGGTGGGTCCCGCCGGGTATTTCGCGC encodes:
- the frr gene encoding ribosome recycling factor, with amino-acid sequence MIDDVLLNAEERMSSSVEHTRDELAIIRTGRANPAMFNGVMAEFYGAPTPINQMATISVPEPRMLLVKPYDMSTLKEIEDAIRNSDLGVNPTDDGQVIRVTIPQLTEERRRELVKQAKQKGEDGKIAIRNVRRQGMEALKKIQKDGDAGEDEVVTAEKALEKTTGQYVAQIDEIVSRKEAELMEV